In one Pseudodesulfovibrio tunisiensis genomic region, the following are encoded:
- a CDS encoding PAS domain-containing hybrid sensor histidine kinase/response regulator, with product MARFKFRYQYPALKTACIYAAFGGAWILLSDHVLGLLVRNIDLYARIQTWKGWLYILITAGLIFHLTARYLKRVEKVARELDISRERLTMTLTGAGVGTWDWNVVSGEVDFSDDLVTMIGYMPDRFPPFFESWEALLHPDDKARVLKLLQEHLDGHSESYECEYRLLNADGGWTWVLAKGRVCMRDDLGRPLRVVGIHIDQSERKKAEEELIIAREAALAANRAKSLFLANMSHEIRTPLNAVLGMLQLLEYSGLEEEQSEYAASAVASGRALLAALENVLNLTHADPRRDQTCHEHFVPAELAEWAMRIFRPTLKQCGAELHVSIARGTPSLLCGDADKLRQILFNLLSNALKFSRQDVDLEMLAVTDSRVERGAVFVLRIADRGKGMNVEQLADLFRFETTNGLPYSGDYLHKGLGLRVVRDLVFLLGGELCLSSEPDKGTEALLSIPVSLPLPEQVSSGTQTGAQVCHRVLLVEDEAVNRLAARRFLEILGHKVATASTGPQALKMASEQAFDCIFMDIRIPQMDGLEAVRAIRDLPGQRGRVPIIALTAHSMPNDRERFLSHGMDGYVAKPMTMEDLRRELEHVLGPAAEDAGENVE from the coding sequence ATGGCACGATTCAAATTTCGCTACCAATACCCCGCGCTCAAGACTGCGTGCATCTACGCTGCTTTCGGCGGTGCATGGATTCTGCTGTCCGATCACGTTCTCGGTTTGCTGGTCAGAAACATCGACCTCTATGCACGGATTCAGACCTGGAAGGGGTGGCTGTACATCCTGATAACCGCGGGGCTGATTTTTCATCTGACCGCCAGATATCTCAAGCGTGTGGAAAAGGTTGCCCGGGAGCTGGACATCAGCCGGGAGCGTCTGACCATGACCCTGACCGGAGCCGGAGTCGGCACCTGGGATTGGAACGTGGTTTCGGGCGAGGTGGATTTCAGCGACGATCTCGTGACCATGATCGGGTACATGCCGGATCGGTTCCCGCCGTTTTTCGAGAGTTGGGAGGCCCTGCTTCATCCGGATGACAAGGCTCGGGTGCTCAAGCTGCTTCAGGAGCATCTGGATGGGCATTCCGAAAGCTACGAATGCGAGTACAGGCTGCTCAACGCGGATGGCGGATGGACATGGGTTCTGGCCAAGGGGCGGGTCTGCATGCGGGATGATCTGGGCAGACCGCTTCGCGTGGTGGGCATTCACATCGACCAGTCCGAGCGGAAAAAGGCCGAGGAGGAATTGATCATTGCCCGGGAGGCTGCCTTGGCTGCCAATAGGGCCAAGAGTCTGTTTCTTGCCAACATGAGTCATGAAATCCGAACACCGCTCAATGCCGTGCTGGGCATGCTGCAATTGCTCGAATATTCCGGTCTGGAGGAGGAACAGAGCGAATATGCGGCCAGCGCCGTGGCTTCGGGCCGGGCCTTGCTTGCCGCGCTGGAAAACGTGCTCAACCTGACTCATGCCGACCCTCGACGCGATCAAACGTGTCACGAACATTTTGTCCCGGCGGAACTGGCTGAATGGGCCATGCGGATTTTTCGGCCCACGCTGAAGCAGTGCGGTGCCGAGCTGCACGTTTCCATTGCCCGGGGAACTCCTTCGCTGCTGTGTGGCGATGCCGACAAGCTGCGGCAGATTCTGTTCAACCTGCTTTCCAATGCCTTGAAGTTTTCCCGTCAGGACGTCGATCTGGAAATGCTGGCCGTGACCGACTCCCGGGTGGAGCGCGGTGCAGTCTTTGTCCTTCGCATCGCGGACAGGGGAAAGGGCATGAATGTGGAACAGCTTGCCGATCTCTTCCGGTTCGAGACGACGAACGGACTCCCGTACTCGGGCGATTATCTGCACAAGGGACTTGGCCTGCGTGTGGTCCGTGATCTGGTGTTTTTGCTGGGCGGCGAACTGTGCCTGAGCAGCGAACCGGACAAGGGAACCGAAGCGCTTCTGTCCATTCCTGTGTCGCTTCCCCTGCCGGAACAGGTGAGTTCGGGAACGCAGACGGGGGCACAGGTTTGCCATCGGGTTCTGCTGGTCGAGGACGAGGCCGTGAACCGGCTTGCCGCACGCCGGTTTCTGGAAATCCTCGGGCACAAGGTCGCGACAGCCTCGACAGGTCCTCAGGCATTGAAAATGGCCTCGGAGCAGGCGTTCGACTGCATTTTCATGGATATCCGCATTCCGCAGATGGATGGACTGGAAGCGGTTCGGGCAATACGGGATTTGCCCGGGCAGCGGGGCAGGGTGCCCATCATTGCCCTGACGGCCCACAGCATGCCCAACGACAGGGAGCGTTTTCTGTCTCACGGCATGGACGGCTATGTGGCCAAGCCCATGACCATGGAGGACCTCCGTCGGGAGTTGGAGCATGTGCTGGGCCCTGCTGCCGAGGATGCCGGCGAGAATGTCGAATGA
- a CDS encoding isoaspartyl peptidase/L-asparaginase, whose product MEPKLIVHGGAWDIPDEFVEDHLRGVEHAVAETFPLLQQGCSALDAVEKAVNLLEEDPTFDAGRGSFLNAEGDIELDALIMDGATLDFGAVCAVRNLLHPVSLARRAMHGDGFRFLAGQGAMQFARECGFQELDPCELLTERELALYRRLRDDRDFQPIKAFSGPSDTVGAVALDHDGNLACATSTGGTPRKHPGRVGDSPIVGAGGYADNEFGAASATGYGESILRVLLCRTACDNLNGASAMDAAGLAVNRLLDRGKGYGGVIVISRDGEYGYAHNTPRMAFCHADENGVPRPFIRIN is encoded by the coding sequence ATGGAACCGAAGCTCATCGTGCATGGTGGAGCCTGGGATATTCCCGACGAGTTCGTCGAGGATCACCTGCGGGGCGTCGAGCATGCCGTGGCCGAGACCTTTCCCCTGCTGCAACAGGGATGCAGTGCTCTGGACGCCGTGGAAAAGGCGGTCAACCTGCTTGAGGAAGACCCCACGTTCGATGCCGGGCGCGGATCGTTTCTCAATGCCGAGGGCGACATCGAACTGGATGCCTTGATCATGGACGGCGCGACACTCGATTTCGGGGCGGTGTGCGCGGTGCGCAACCTGCTGCATCCGGTTTCCCTGGCGCGTCGGGCCATGCACGGCGACGGGTTCCGTTTTCTGGCCGGACAGGGAGCCATGCAGTTTGCCCGGGAATGCGGATTTCAGGAACTCGACCCTTGCGAGCTGCTTACGGAACGGGAACTGGCGCTGTATCGACGCCTCAGGGATGACAGGGACTTTCAGCCCATCAAGGCGTTCAGCGGGCCGTCTGATACCGTGGGGGCCGTGGCTCTGGATCATGACGGCAATCTGGCCTGTGCCACGTCCACGGGTGGTACTCCGCGCAAGCACCCGGGCCGGGTGGGCGATTCCCCGATCGTGGGAGCCGGAGGCTATGCGGACAACGAGTTCGGCGCGGCCTCGGCCACCGGGTACGGCGAATCCATTCTTCGTGTACTGCTCTGCCGGACCGCATGCGACAACCTGAACGGTGCCTCGGCCATGGATGCGGCTGGGCTGGCCGTGAACAGGCTTCTGGATCGTGGAAAGGGGTATGGCGGCGTGATCGTGATTTCGCGGGACGGCGAATACGGATACGCTCACAACACTCCGCGCATGGCGTTCTGCCATGCCGACGAAAACGGCGTTCCCCGGCCGTTCATCCGTATCAACTGA
- a CDS encoding response regulator → MAKILIAEDDRISQKLAAKIVEEMGHTAFVSPHGKHAYETLNASNEFDLLITDIMMPEMDGRQLIQTLRGDQRFMNFPIIIMSAVVGLSEISNLLRLGATLFLAKPLEREELQEYIRRCLKDGANN, encoded by the coding sequence ATGGCCAAGATTCTCATAGCCGAAGACGACCGCATCTCCCAGAAACTCGCGGCCAAAATCGTCGAGGAAATGGGCCATACCGCCTTTGTCAGTCCGCATGGCAAACACGCTTACGAAACCCTGAACGCAAGCAATGAATTCGACCTGCTCATCACGGACATCATGATGCCCGAAATGGACGGCAGGCAGCTCATCCAGACCCTGCGCGGCGACCAGCGCTTCATGAACTTTCCGATCATCATCATGTCCGCAGTGGTCGGTCTCAGTGAAATATCCAACCTGCTCCGCCTCGGAGCGACTCTGTTTCTGGCAAAACCTCTGGAAAGAGAAGAGCTTCAGGAATACATTCGCCGATGTCTCAAGGACGGCGCGAACAACTGA
- a CDS encoding TadE/TadG family type IV pilus assembly protein, whose amino-acid sequence MRNDRRNTRSRSGQAVVETALILPLFVVVLLGIMDFARLYWTQSVVRGAANEGARMAILVEAEENDILDRVIGEIASGGLDQTPNVSVGERNSGQPVSVSVSVPFEFVVVGSIVPGLESVNQVAATAVMTRER is encoded by the coding sequence ATGAGAAACGACAGACGGAATACGCGAAGCAGAAGTGGACAGGCCGTGGTGGAAACCGCGCTGATCCTGCCGCTGTTTGTGGTGGTTCTGTTGGGGATCATGGATTTCGCCCGGCTGTACTGGACGCAGAGCGTGGTACGCGGCGCAGCCAACGAGGGCGCGCGCATGGCCATTCTGGTCGAGGCCGAGGAAAACGACATACTGGACCGGGTGATCGGGGAGATCGCTTCGGGCGGTCTGGATCAGACTCCGAACGTGAGCGTGGGTGAGCGAAATTCCGGCCAGCCCGTGTCGGTTTCCGTTTCCGTCCCCTTTGAATTCGTGGTGGTCGGTTCCATCGTGCCCGGCCTTGAAAGCGTGAATCAGGTCGCGGCGACCGCGGTCATGACCCGGGAGCGGTGA
- a CDS encoding pilus assembly protein TadG-related protein: MRFHHVFRDEHGLASVVVALSMTVIMGMVALAVDLGHIHLKRARLQTAADTAALAGANSLLAYGRDFTGLRAVIRAYAARNMDEADQVAVAIQDADIVFLGNGAPDPDDPDQVEVTITLSRERENPLALHFGGVIGVPVVDLSVTARAGLVPVCGSKCVKPFVVPTKFEWDDYADPGTKGYGNGELDVESPGELASVNVLGYDQGDVGTQIIIKPGDPQLAIAPGQYNLVDLPPVNKGDPVTGADAVRENIAGCTGSNDTLVEPGDELLLEPGNSAGPVKQGVNDLLGEDPYAYWDSSRNAVEGSVYDDPMDSPRVALMAFYDPRQPPISGRNSIYVYELGAFFIEGVDGQGNVSARFINAVAVDPDPSGNDDCILRMSRLLMDSSRS, translated from the coding sequence ATGCGTTTTCATCATGTATTCAGGGATGAGCATGGGCTTGCCAGCGTGGTTGTGGCCCTGTCCATGACCGTGATCATGGGCATGGTGGCTCTGGCCGTGGATCTGGGACACATTCATCTCAAGCGGGCCCGGTTGCAGACCGCTGCTGATACCGCCGCGCTTGCCGGGGCCAATTCCCTGCTTGCCTATGGTCGGGATTTCACGGGACTGCGGGCCGTGATCAGGGCATATGCCGCCAGAAACATGGATGAGGCGGATCAGGTTGCGGTCGCGATACAGGATGCGGACATCGTGTTTCTCGGAAACGGAGCGCCCGATCCTGATGATCCCGATCAGGTGGAAGTGACCATTACGCTCAGCCGGGAACGGGAAAATCCCCTGGCATTGCATTTCGGCGGAGTCATTGGCGTGCCCGTGGTGGACCTTTCGGTCACGGCCCGGGCCGGGCTGGTTCCGGTGTGCGGCTCCAAGTGCGTCAAGCCGTTCGTGGTACCCACCAAGTTCGAGTGGGACGACTATGCGGACCCGGGCACCAAGGGCTACGGGAACGGGGAACTGGACGTGGAAAGTCCGGGCGAGCTCGCTTCGGTGAACGTGCTTGGCTACGATCAGGGCGACGTGGGCACGCAGATCATCATCAAGCCCGGTGATCCGCAGCTCGCCATTGCTCCGGGGCAGTACAACCTCGTGGACCTGCCGCCCGTGAACAAGGGCGATCCCGTGACCGGGGCGGATGCGGTGCGCGAGAACATCGCGGGGTGCACCGGGTCCAACGACACCTTGGTGGAACCGGGCGACGAACTGCTGCTGGAGCCGGGCAACAGCGCCGGGCCGGTCAAGCAGGGAGTGAACGATCTTCTGGGCGAGGACCCCTATGCGTATTGGGATTCGTCCAGGAATGCGGTCGAGGGCAGCGTGTACGATGATCCCATGGACAGCCCCCGGGTCGCGCTCATGGCGTTCTACGACCCTCGGCAGCCGCCGATTTCCGGCAGAAATTCGATTTATGTCTATGAGCTGGGTGCGTTCTTCATCGAGGGAGTGGACGGGCAGGGCAATGTCTCGGCCCGATTCATCAATGCCGTGGCCGTGGACCCGGACCCCTCGGGAAACGATGACTGCATTCTGCGCATGAGCCGTCTGCTCATGGATTCCAGCCGCAGTTGA
- a CDS encoding glycosyltransferase → MRILITHNNFPAQFRHVAEYLGRSPGNQVVFATKNPRPEWEIPGVRKAIFSEVGETTRETHPFATSLDTAVRHGASLARLCHELRKQGFVPDVVLGHSGWGQTLFVKDVFPDTPFVGYFEWYYDARSEEITFDGRERSVTEKALLRMRNSAILHDLVACDVGISPTQWQRSRFPREFRDKIVRVHDGINTRYFSPADHSPLPPSALTLDGVDLTKATELVTYCSRGMEPYRGFPQFYRALPAILEARPGCHVLIVGEDRICYSQPRKDGRTYREALTSEVELDESRVHFTGPLPYGKYRQVLRASNAHVYLTWPFVLSWSLLEAMSCGCLCVASDTSPVREVIAHERNGLLTDFRDSEKIAASVVDALERGPDTGPLRENARRTVLNRFCLTKCLPIHLNLLDRVVRNNIQLPTPEPATTATRTAQ, encoded by the coding sequence ATGCGAATCCTGATCACGCACAACAATTTCCCGGCACAATTTCGTCATGTCGCGGAATATCTCGGCCGTTCCCCGGGCAACCAGGTGGTCTTCGCCACCAAGAATCCCCGTCCCGAATGGGAGATTCCCGGCGTGCGCAAGGCCATTTTCTCCGAGGTCGGGGAAACCACCAGAGAAACCCACCCGTTTGCCACGTCTCTGGACACTGCGGTTCGGCACGGTGCCTCCCTTGCCCGGCTCTGTCACGAGCTCAGGAAACAGGGGTTCGTGCCCGACGTCGTGCTCGGACACTCGGGCTGGGGCCAGACCCTGTTCGTGAAGGACGTGTTTCCGGACACGCCGTTCGTGGGCTATTTCGAATGGTATTATGATGCACGAAGCGAGGAAATCACCTTTGACGGACGGGAACGTTCCGTCACGGAAAAGGCGCTGTTGCGCATGCGCAACAGCGCCATCCTGCACGACCTCGTGGCCTGCGACGTCGGCATATCCCCCACCCAATGGCAGCGCTCCCGGTTCCCCCGGGAATTCCGGGACAAGATCGTTCGGGTGCACGACGGCATCAACACGCGCTATTTCTCGCCCGCCGATCACAGTCCGCTTCCACCTTCGGCACTGACTCTGGACGGCGTGGACCTGACCAAAGCCACCGAGCTGGTCACCTACTGCTCCCGGGGCATGGAACCGTACCGCGGATTTCCCCAGTTCTACAGGGCCCTGCCCGCCATACTGGAAGCCCGGCCCGGCTGCCACGTGCTCATCGTGGGCGAGGACCGCATCTGCTACAGCCAGCCGCGCAAGGACGGCCGAACCTACCGGGAGGCCCTGACCAGCGAGGTCGAGCTTGACGAATCCCGGGTGCATTTCACCGGCCCCCTGCCCTACGGAAAATACCGGCAGGTACTCCGGGCCTCCAATGCCCATGTCTACCTGACATGGCCGTTCGTGCTGTCCTGGTCGCTGCTTGAAGCCATGAGCTGCGGCTGCCTGTGCGTGGCCTCGGACACTTCACCCGTACGCGAAGTCATTGCCCATGAGCGAAACGGACTGTTGACGGATTTCCGGGATTCGGAAAAGATCGCGGCCTCGGTGGTGGATGCGCTGGAACGCGGCCCGGACACGGGCCCCCTGCGCGAAAACGCCCGGCGTACGGTGCTGAACAGATTCTGTCTGACCAAATGCCTGCCGATCCACCTGAACCTGCTGGACCGGGTCGTTCGGAACAATATCCAGCTTCCGACGCCGGAACCCGCGACAACCGCAACACGGACAGCTCAATGA
- a CDS encoding peptidylprolyl isomerase codes for MKRITLLLTAFATLLALTTPCLASAPENTLYMDLEFGRVEIEMRPDLAPAHCKRIKELVRTGFYDGVVFHRVIDGFMAQTGDPTGTGRGGSGQNIPAEFNSEPHVRGTVSMARASSPNSADSQFFICFETVPSLDRNYTVWGKVTKGMEYVDMITKGDKWANGMVKNPDRIVSMKVAADVQKAQ; via the coding sequence ATGAAAAGAATCACCCTTCTGCTCACCGCTTTCGCGACCCTGCTCGCCCTGACAACGCCCTGTCTGGCCTCGGCCCCGGAAAACACCCTGTACATGGATCTGGAATTCGGCAGGGTGGAAATCGAAATGCGGCCCGACCTGGCCCCGGCCCACTGCAAACGGATCAAGGAACTGGTCCGCACGGGATTTTACGACGGCGTGGTATTCCACCGCGTGATCGACGGCTTCATGGCCCAGACCGGCGACCCCACGGGCACGGGCAGAGGCGGTTCCGGCCAGAACATTCCCGCGGAATTCAACAGCGAGCCTCATGTGCGCGGCACCGTGAGCATGGCCCGCGCCTCAAGCCCGAACAGCGCGGACAGCCAGTTCTTCATCTGTTTCGAAACCGTGCCGAGCCTGGATCGCAACTATACGGTCTGGGGCAAGGTGACCAAGGGCATGGAATACGTGGACATGATCACCAAGGGCGACAAATGGGCCAACGGCATGGTCAAGAATCCGGACAGGATCGTCTCCATGAAGGTCGCTGCCGACGTGCAGAAGGCCCAATAG
- a CDS encoding TadE/TadG family type IV pilus assembly protein: MKRTQEGRQGAAAVEFALALALVLIPIMAGVWDISKFIDINHVLARAAREGVIMASRGHDPTEAVRECVSRAGLMDQNLDVAVTTASNPGLGQEVQVELAYDFSGYTIFPWEEFMPQGVTTAAVAKME; this comes from the coding sequence ATGAAGCGCACGCAGGAAGGCAGACAAGGCGCGGCCGCCGTGGAATTCGCCCTGGCACTGGCCTTGGTCCTGATTCCGATCATGGCCGGGGTCTGGGACATTTCCAAGTTCATCGACATCAACCATGTCCTTGCCCGTGCCGCGCGGGAAGGCGTGATCATGGCTTCCAGAGGCCATGACCCCACCGAGGCGGTGCGGGAATGCGTCTCCCGTGCCGGACTCATGGATCAGAATCTGGATGTGGCCGTGACCACGGCCTCGAATCCCGGTCTGGGGCAGGAAGTGCAGGTCGAGCTGGCCTATGATTTTTCCGGATATACGATCTTTCCGTGGGAGGAGTTCATGCCGCAGGGAGTGACAACCGCAGCCGTGGCCAAAATGGAGTGA
- a CDS encoding PLP-dependent aminotransferase family protein, with amino-acid sequence MQSHGKEQGEYLYQAVERHVLDMIESGSLGLGDRLPSLRILSSKTGLSLSTVNQAYLELERKGVIESRPRSGFFVSRKSRRLPRTEGPPPGNQGGPRPVTRSGLIRTVLECLGRPDAVPLGVIAPDADLLPLRDVTKITTAILRDHTREALDYAPVSGVPALRTQVALRCMEHSMSVIPEDTLITAGCLEALYISLRSVCRTGDTVLIQSPTYYCFLQLLENLGLRAVEVPSHPDRGVSPADIARALKTFDIAACVLAPNYNNPDASLTPDSAKREIVGLLARRDIPLIEDDVVTDLHFGSRRPGTYKQFDRDGRVLLCSSFSKTISGGFRVGWLLPGRYREKAWEIKATTNVHSSVLPQMAVAEYLRQGRMERHLRKLRATVEQQMDTMHLHLTRYFPRGTRVTHPEGGLVLWLELPEKVNAVDLFFEARDASIGIAPGAIFSTQDKFSNYIRLSCGTIWSEQIRQGLETLGNMARRMAD; translated from the coding sequence ATGCAATCCCATGGAAAGGAACAGGGCGAGTATCTGTACCAGGCCGTTGAACGGCATGTTCTGGACATGATCGAATCCGGGAGTCTGGGGCTTGGGGATCGGCTGCCCTCCCTGCGCATTCTGAGCTCCAAGACCGGATTGAGCCTGTCCACGGTGAATCAGGCGTATCTGGAACTGGAGCGCAAGGGGGTTATCGAGTCCCGTCCGAGATCCGGGTTTTTCGTGAGTCGGAAATCCCGTCGTCTGCCGCGCACCGAAGGACCGCCGCCCGGCAATCAGGGCGGACCTCGGCCAGTGACGCGCTCCGGGCTGATTCGCACAGTTCTGGAATGTCTGGGCAGGCCGGACGCCGTGCCGCTGGGCGTGATAGCCCCGGATGCCGATCTGCTGCCGCTCAGGGACGTGACGAAAATCACCACGGCGATCTTGCGCGACCACACCCGGGAGGCATTGGACTATGCGCCCGTGTCCGGTGTGCCTGCACTGCGCACGCAGGTGGCGCTTCGGTGCATGGAGCATTCCATGAGCGTGATCCCGGAGGATACCCTGATCACGGCGGGGTGTCTGGAGGCCCTGTACATTTCGCTCAGATCGGTCTGCCGCACCGGGGACACCGTGCTCATTCAGTCCCCCACCTACTACTGCTTTCTCCAGTTGCTGGAAAATCTCGGGCTCAGGGCGGTCGAGGTCCCGTCCCATCCCGACCGGGGCGTGTCTCCGGCGGACATTGCCCGGGCCCTCAAGACCTTTGATATCGCCGCGTGTGTTCTTGCGCCCAACTACAACAACCCCGATGCCAGCCTGACCCCGGACAGTGCCAAGCGGGAGATCGTGGGCCTGCTGGCCCGGCGGGACATTCCCCTCATCGAGGACGATGTGGTCACGGACCTGCATTTCGGTTCACGGCGGCCCGGCACCTACAAGCAGTTCGACAGGGACGGGCGCGTGCTGCTCTGTTCCTCGTTTTCCAAGACCATTTCCGGCGGGTTTCGCGTGGGCTGGCTTCTGCCCGGACGGTATCGGGAAAAGGCGTGGGAAATAAAGGCCACCACCAACGTGCATTCTTCGGTTCTTCCGCAGATGGCCGTGGCCGAATACCTGCGTCAGGGGCGCATGGAGCGGCATCTGCGCAAGCTGCGGGCCACGGTGGAGCAGCAGATGGACACCATGCATCTGCATCTGACCCGCTATTTCCCCAGGGGAACACGTGTCACGCACCCGGAGGGCGGACTGGTGCTCTGGTTGGAACTGCCGGAAAAGGTCAATGCCGTGGACCTCTTCTTCGAGGCCCGGGATGCTTCCATAGGCATAGCACCGGGCGCGATCTTTTCCACGCAGGACAAGTTCAGCAACTACATCCGGCTGAGTTGCGGCACGATCTGGAGCGAGCAGATACGACAGGGACTGGAAACCCTCGGCAACATGGCCCGACGCATGGCCGATTGA
- the rarD gene encoding EamA family transporter RarD — MQKESLSSESPVAGVMAGLGAFAAWGLLPVYWKALQGVFPVEILCHRIVWSLVFVAGILTFQGRWREALAPFRSGRDVFLLLCSSLLIGGNWLLYIWAVTANRVVETSLGYYINPLVSVLLGFVFLRERMRPLQYVAIALATAGVANSMLGYGQLPWVALSLAVSFGLYGLIRKIAAVASMPGLFLETLLLSPLAAAYLVYVYWSGDMAFLHVSRTTDALLIGAGAVTSLPLLGFAFSARCIRLSTLGILQYLGPSLAFILGVFVYKEPFTSGHLVTFVCIWAGLAVFSGETLWNYRQPRLPGARKS; from the coding sequence ATGCAGAAAGAATCCCTGTCTTCGGAAAGTCCTGTTGCCGGAGTGATGGCGGGACTGGGCGCTTTTGCGGCCTGGGGCCTGCTGCCTGTCTACTGGAAGGCCCTTCAGGGCGTTTTTCCTGTGGAAATCCTGTGTCATCGCATTGTCTGGTCTCTGGTCTTCGTGGCGGGCATCCTCACGTTTCAGGGGCGGTGGCGCGAGGCTCTGGCCCCGTTTCGTTCCGGGCGCGACGTGTTTCTGCTTCTGTGCAGCAGTCTGCTCATCGGCGGCAACTGGCTGCTCTACATCTGGGCCGTGACCGCGAACCGGGTGGTGGAGACCAGTCTGGGCTATTACATCAACCCGCTGGTTTCCGTGCTGCTGGGGTTCGTGTTTCTGCGCGAGCGGATGCGGCCGCTGCAATACGTGGCCATTGCTCTGGCCACTGCCGGAGTGGCGAATTCCATGCTCGGCTACGGCCAACTGCCGTGGGTCGCCCTGTCTCTGGCCGTGTCCTTCGGCCTGTACGGGCTGATCCGCAAGATCGCAGCCGTGGCATCCATGCCCGGCCTGTTTCTGGAAACCCTGCTGCTGAGTCCGTTGGCCGCGGCATATCTCGTCTATGTGTACTGGAGCGGGGACATGGCATTTCTGCACGTTTCCCGCACAACGGACGCCCTGCTCATCGGAGCCGGGGCTGTCACGTCCCTGCCTCTGCTCGGATTCGCGTTTTCCGCGCGGTGCATCAGGCTGTCCACGCTGGGCATTCTGCAATATCTCGGCCCGAGTCTTGCCTTCATCCTCGGCGTTTTCGTATACAAGGAACCGTTCACGTCCGGCCATCTCGTGACATTCGTCTGCATCTGGGCCGGACTGGCCGTGTTCTCCGGGGAAACCCTCTGGAACTACAGACAGCCCCGACTGCCGGGTGCAAGGAAGTCGTGA